The Ziziphus jujuba cultivar Dongzao chromosome 3, ASM3175591v1 region CAGGGTATGCTCGAAGTGGGCGGAAATCTGATGCAGTTGAATTGTTTCAGAGGGCACCAGTTCGGAATTTGTATTCTTGGACGGCTTTGATTTCTGGGTTAGTACAGAGTGGGAATGGCAGTGATGCATATGATTTGTTTATTGAAATGCTAAGAGAAGGGGTTGACATAGTAGACCCTTTAGTTCTTTCAAGTATCGTAGGTGCTTGTGCCAATCTGGCAGTGTTAGAGCTTGGTAGACAGGTGCATGGCCAAGTCATAGCTCTTGGCTACGAATCTTGCTTGTATATAAGCAATGCGCTTGTGGACATGTATGCAAAATGTAGTGATATTTTATCTGCGAAATATATTTTCGGTAGAATGCAGAGAAGAGATGTAGTTTCTTGGACATCAATAATTGTTGGGGCTGCTCAACATGGACAAGCAGAGGAAGCATTGACTTTATATGATAAGATGGTTAAATCTGGAACAAAGCCAAATGAAGTTACCTTTGTTGGATTGCTCTATGCTTGTAGTCATGTTGGGTTAGTTAGCAAAGGGCGTGATCTTTTCAAATCCATGGTGGAAGATTACAAAATTAGTCCCTCTCTACAGCATTATACATGCTTAATGGATCTTCTTAGTCGATCTGGGCATCTTGATGAGGCTGAGAAGGTCTTAAAGTCAGTTCCCTTCAAGCTTGATGAAGCCACTTGGGCTGCTTTACTGAGTGCATGCAAGCATcacaaaaatatgcaaatggGAATTCGGGTTGCCAATCATATATTAAGTTTAAAACCAGAAGATCCTTCAACCTATATATTGTTGTCTAACGTCTATGCTGGTGCCTGCATGTGGGAAAATGTTTCAAAGGTGAGAAAGTTGATGGTGGATAGGGAAGTTAAGAAAAGACCTGGCTATAGCTCCATCGACCTTGGAAAGGAAAGGCAAGTGTTTTATGCTGGAGAGACATCTCATCCCAtgaaggatgagattttcaGTTTGCTGAAGGAATTTGATGCAGAGATGAGGAAGAGAGGTTATGTCCCAGACACTAGCTCGGTTTTACATGATATGGAGCAGCAAGAGAAGGAAAGACAGCTGT contains the following coding sequences:
- the LOC107422344 gene encoding pentatricopeptide repeat-containing protein At4g14050, mitochondrial; amino-acid sequence: MPISHFLNQLKLSASTQTPSIARKLHAQLIKTGLDFCGPLSNTLIDVYGKCGLRHDALHLFDEIPHRDHVTWASILTANNQADLPHRTLSMYPAMFTVDGLQPDHFVFASLVKACACLGAVRQGKQVHARFLLSPFYHDDVVKSSLVDMYSKCGLPDDAYVVFGSISSRNSLSWTAMISGYARSGRKSDAVELFQRAPVRNLYSWTALISGLVQSGNGSDAYDLFIEMLREGVDIVDPLVLSSIVGACANLAVLELGRQVHGQVIALGYESCLYISNALVDMYAKCSDILSAKYIFGRMQRRDVVSWTSIIVGAAQHGQAEEALTLYDKMVKSGTKPNEVTFVGLLYACSHVGLVSKGRDLFKSMVEDYKISPSLQHYTCLMDLLSRSGHLDEAEKVLKSVPFKLDEATWAALLSACKHHKNMQMGIRVANHILSLKPEDPSTYILLSNVYAGACMWENVSKVRKLMVDREVKKRPGYSSIDLGKERQVFYAGETSHPMKDEIFSLLKEFDAEMRKRGYVPDTSSVLHDMEQQEKERQLFWHSERLAVAYGLLKAVPGVVIRIVKNLRVCGDCHTVLKFISNISKREIVVRDANRYHHFKEGKCSCNDFW